A genomic window from Lotus japonicus ecotype B-129 chromosome 1, LjGifu_v1.2 includes:
- the LOC130739068 gene encoding histone-lysine N-methyltransferase ASHH2 isoform X1 — translation MGSCGESAIGDDPSGGSGIAKSLCPEVPTPLGCSVQESCSEEACDVLGSNVDLPGMTDGCVGGEHVGSASLVDAAEGSRDALADGCENADVLRSEKSAAAEGSRDALADGCENADVLRSDKTAEDGCQNCLENGDVEVSCLKGGELCSEDDFGDEVNFELPSESMTTNNLQKECTQQGDERDDMSSILPSAVDDSAVMEGNNDVADLLADAFNGVFDFRHSEVSLESESMADILVDCNQKNEPGEVMRNEDTLSMVVEKCDASDGMEIDACRQMSPSQGMEVLSGVSYRNTKVESTSDELCAQKDGVDLNSTCEEKIEAVIDNETTVDSYRTLGGSPVVDSLCDALDGIEVDACWKISPSQEGMEVPSGVLHRDTEVESTSDELCAQNDGADWNSTCEEKIEAAIDNEITVNSQRTLGSSPVVHSLCEPTLLGPGSEMKNGILQIEDNSCELNNYSAEGAADSTCKKTFYPESGQPSAVLITNISSKDVPDLLSKSDDVYINDNRVVDNPGQTNSVGKEAVEVDCIIESEQLPSLGNTRRTKSGRKTPTKKASRKCKNKVSVIHPGEGMKINLDSARKKRSCLSKPARSSIWGLLGNIKQFFQKDNELEVSEAMCRELGKPRSKRQNGRAIKSGASSSSLSLVQKQPVSTSSTRVRLKIKFGKEIDLSCSNVLTPEAVGGLASAAYLGSDSGSQRVASNAEDKFSEVVALSNLESLTNDQDKNGLVLDGQIANGHLENTERMEKSDGGAEEPCLTVLPEKLVEALVKPIDIKVMDPGTSPDSEVINSVLEVQVGERHEEDVHHSDLGSSKEFNSNLDVTISKRRKKKDKLIRLGNCITEDGSQDPPGKNRAKHSKNHRCKKNCSDAVNSLELPTSTEISKSLNNRELSTESLPLAGVIELGGSTEALKVEGQMEVKAAWIPSIDHGFSEPHGSENLLSSAKSMRRKLPKSLTSKVGKAKSKASESTSRKRTTSSCKEKQNKPICKSEVKGEGLSLKVKCEAEDHPHPADVVGNHKMDAAGNIDASDNISSVNLSNLDMLHGGGLGEQPLSPRNAWVSCDNCHKWRRIPAALADQIDATNCTWTCKDSSDKAFADCAIPQEKSNAEINAELGLSEGSGEEDVYERSKNYKELEYRPPLVPQQSTFTRIFTNEFLHRSRKTQTIDEIMVCHCKPSQEGKSGCGDECLNRMLNIECVQGTCPCGGRCSNQQFQKRKYASLRWFKSGRKGYGLKAVEDVSKGQFLIEYVGEVLDMHAYEARQREYALKGHRHFYFMTLNGSEVIDASAKGNLGRFINHSCEPNCRTEKWMVNGEICIGLFALKKIKKGEELTFDYNYVRVFGAAAKKCYCGSPRCRGYIGGGDPLDDEMIVQGDSDEEFPEPVMLTEDGEIEESEPDPRYFDNVDTKSSRHLLKDSDLLDKSTTAEDANGSPEKESSTNPASSAVLHSSVDVKDLKVKLSSSVQMEEISQQMEDTASKPLPAVQEGCAIESECADKTSSIKKLETTSSHTTVSKVLSDSSGSNRESKSEIVEGRNDFSQSPLPVDTPQLNGSVKKGKVRANPANGHKAELTATRLQVSSKHKKVVEGSSNGRFEAVQAKLNELLDGDGGISKRKDATKGYLKLLLLTVASGNRSNGEGIQSNRDLSMILDALLKTKSRAVLNDIINKNGLQMLHNIMKQYRLDFKKIPILRKLLKVLEFLAANNILTSEHIYSGPPCHGMESFRKSMLSLTEHDDKQVHQIARSFRDRWIRRSVRKPGYMDRDDNRLESHRSLNCNRFSASNNHRHEQDSRPSEANDCGQQSMLVTTSVDGIAQEGSSTVSPHTVENNGAKKRKRKSRWDQPAETNSNFDTGTISTSESQSIHDDVPPGFSHPMRPLNASLNSGDPALQNASHSGFLSDFIIGRPKERFNSRLPVSYGMPLSVAQQYGTPHAETIGFWFTAPGLPFNPFPPLPPYPRVDRGSQPSDTTTAMAIDQPAEVQKGDTGGLVNRCLDDMIPSTTGSNPDDVNLPGEGNQPDTKRLKADGSNDLGKRYFRQQKWNNSKIHRPWFKRDALRSSGNNSSGDLCSVGVDVTKESKGTSSSEDAICRDEKGANNI, via the exons ATGGGCTCGTGTGGGGAATCTGCGATCGGTGATGATCCCTCAGGCGGGTCTGGTATTGCAAAGAGTTTGTGTCCGGAGGTTCCGACGCCGTTAGGTTGTTCTGTGCAGGAGTCGTGTTCGGAAGAAGCTTGTGATGTGTTGGGGTCGAATGTTGACTTACCTGGTATGACTGATGGTTGTGTGGGAGGGGAGCATGTGGGTTCTGCGAGTCTTGTTGATGCTGCTGAGGGGTCCAGGGATGCTTTGGCTGATGGATGTGAGAATGCTGATGTGTTGAGGTCAGAGAAAAGCGCTGCTGCTGAGGGGTCCAGGGATGCTTTGGCAGATGGATGTGAAAATGCTGATGTGTTGAGGTCAGATAAAACCGCTGAAGATGGTTGTCAGAATTGCTTGGAGAATGGGGATGTTGAAGTTTCCTGTCTAAAAGGTGGTGAGCTGTGCTCAGAAGATGATTTTGGAGATGAAGTCAACTTTGAGCTGCCATCTGAGTCCATGACCACAAATAATTTGCAGAAGGAGTGCACTCAACAGGGTGATGAGAGGGATGATATGAGCAGCATTTTACCCTCAGCTGTAGATGATTCAGCAGTAATGGAAGGGAACAACGATGTTGCTGATTTACTCGCTGATGCTTTCAATGGTGTGTTTGATTTCAGGCATTCTGAAGTGTCTTTGGAATCAGAATCCATGGCTGACATACTAGTTGATTGCAACCAGAAAAATGAGCCAGGGGAAGTTATGAGAAATGAAGATACCTTGTCAATGGTTGTGGAAAAATGTGATGCTTCAGACGGAATGGAAATTGATGCTTGCAGGCAGATGTCTCCTTCACAGGGTATGGAAGTTCTGTCAGGTGTATCATATAGAAATACAAAAGTAGAGAGCACTAGTGATGAGCTATGTGCTCAGAAAGATGGAGTGGATTTGAATAGTACCTGTGAGGAAAAGATTGAAGCTGTTATTGATAATGAAACCACTGTTGATTCGTATAGGACCTTAGGGGGCTCACCTGTGGTTGATTCGCTTTGTGATGCTTTAGATGGAATAGAAGTCGATGCTTGCTGGAAGATATCTCCTTCACAGGAGGGTATGGAAGTTCCGTCAGGTGTATTACATAGAGATACAGAAGTAGAGAGCACAAGTGATGAGCTATGTGCTCAGAACGATGGAGCGGATTGGAATAGTACCTGTGAGGAAAAGATTGAAGCTGCTATTGATAATGAAATCACCGTTAATTCGCAAAGGACCTTAGGGAGCTCACCTGTAGTTCATTCACTTTGTGAGCCTACCTTGCTGGGTCCGGGGAGTGAAATGAAGAATGGTATACTGCAAATAGAAGATAATTCTTGTGAATTGAATAACTATTCTGCAGAGGGAGCTGCTGACTCTACCTGTAAGAAAACATTTTATCCAGAGTCAGGTCAGCCCTCTGCTGTTTTAATCACTAATATCTCTTCGAAGGATGTGCCTGATCTTCTTTCTAAAAGTGATGATGTTTACATCAATGATAATCGTGTTGTAGACAATCCTGGACAGACAAATAGTGTAGGAAAAGAAGCTGTTGAAGTTGATTGTATCATTGAAAGTGAACAGTTACCTTCTCTAGGGAACACTCGGAGGACCAAATCTGGTCGTAAGACACCAACCAAAAAGGCTTCAAGAAAATGCAAGAACAAAGTCAGTGTTATACATCCAGGCGAGGGCATGAAGATAAACTTAGATTCTgctagaaagaaaagaagttgTTTATCCAAACCAGCTCGTTCTTCTATCTGGGGATTGCTTGGGAACATCAAACAATTTTTTCAGAAAGATAATGAGCTTGAGGTCAGTGAAGCCATGTGCCGGGAATTGGGGAAGCCTAGAAGCAAACGTCAAAATGGCAGAGCGATTAAGAGCGGTGCAAGTTCCAGTTCATTGAGTTTAGTGCAGAAGCAACCTGTATCAACTTCATCTACTCGCGTTCGTCTAAAGATAAAGTTTGGAAAAGAAATTGATTTAAGTTGCTCAAATGTCTTGACTCCAGAGGCTGTTGGTGGCTTGGCTTCTGCTGCCTACTTGGGGTCTGATTCCGGTTCACAGAGAGTAGCCAGCAATGCTGAAGATAAATTTTCTGAAGTGGTAGCTTTGAGCAATCTAGAATCTTTAACAAATGACCAGGATAAAAATGGTCTTGTTCTAGATGGACAAATTGCAAATGGCCACTTAGAAAATACAGAAAGAATGGAGAAGTCAGATGGAGGTGCGGAGGAACCATGTCTCACAGTTCTTCCTGAAAAGTTGGTTGAAGCATTGGTTAAGCCAATCGATATTAAGGTTATGGATCCGGGAACTTCACCTGATTCAGAAGTTATCAATTCAGTTCTGGAAGTTCAGGTTGGGGAAAGACATGAAGAAGATGTACATCACTCTGATTTAGGTTCTTCAAAGGAGTTCAATTCTAATTTAGATGTTACCATCAgtaagagaaggaagaagaaagacaagCTTATTCGTTTGGGTAATTGTATCACTGAAGACGGATCACAAGATCCACCAGGAAAAAATAGAGCTAAGCATTCTAAGAATCACAGATGTAAGAAGAATTGCAGTGATGCAGTTAACTCTTTGGAATTGCCTACTTCCACTGAGATAAGCAAATCTTTGAACAATAGGGAATTGTCCACAGAATCATTGCCCCTTGCTGGAGTGATTGAACTTGGAGGCTCCACTGAGGCTTTGAAAGTTGAAGGTCAAATGGAAGTCAAGGCAGCTTGGATACCATCTATTGATCATGGATTTTCAGAACCCCATGGTTCTGAGAATTTGCTGTCTTCTGCAAAATCCATGCGGCGGAAACTACCAAAAAGTCTGACTAGTAAAGTTGGCAAGGCCAAATCTAAAGCTTCTGAGTCGACGAGCAGGAAAAGGACAACTTCTAGCTGCAAGGAGAAACAGAACAAGCCAATTTGTAAGAGTGAAGTTAAAGGAGAAGGTCTCTCTCTCAAAGTTAAGTGTGAAGCGGAAGATCACCCACATCCAG CAGATGTAGTTGGAAATCACAAGATGGATGCTGCTGGAAACATTGATGCCAGTGACAATATCTCATCAGTCAATTTATCTAATTTGGACATGCTGCATGGTGGTGGTTTGGGAGAGCAGCCCCTATCACCGCGTAATGCATGGGTGAGTTGTGATAATTGTCACAAGTGGCGGCGTATTCCAGCTGCGCTAGCTGACCAGATAGATGCAACTAACTGCACCTG GACATGTAAAGACAGCAGTGATAAAGCCTTTGCTGACTGTGCTATCCCACAAGAAAAGTCAAATGCAGAGATTAATGCAGAGTTGGGATTATCAGAGGGCTCTGGTGAAGAAGATGTGTATGAACGCTCTAAAAACTATAAGGAATTGGAATATCGACCGCCTCTGG TTCCCCAGCAATCAACCTTTACCCGTATTTTCACCAATGAGTTTCTGCATCGTAGCCGTAAAACTCAGACTATTGACGAG ATAATGGTCTGCCATTGCAAGCCATCTCAAGAAGGCAAGTCGGGCTGTGGGGATGAATGTCTAAACCGGATGCTTAACATTGAATGTGTGCAAGGAACCTGCCCATGTGGGGGGCGTTGTTCCAATCAGCAG TTCCAAAAACGCAAGTATGCCAGCCTGAGGTGGTTTAAAAGTGGGAGAAAAGGTTATGGACTGAAGGCAGTTGAGGATGTATCTAAAGGCCAGTTTCTTATTGAATATGTGGGAGAG GTGCTTGATATGCATGCTTATGAGGCACGGCAAAGAGAGTATGCTTTGAAGGGCCATAGACATTTCTATTTTATGACCTTGAATGGCAGTGAG GTGATAGATGCAAGTGCAAAAGGAAACTTGGGGCGTTTCATCAATCATAGTTGTGAACCTAACTGCCGGACAGAAAAG TGGATGGTGAATGGGGAAATCTGTATTGGACTGTTTGCATTGAAGAAAATTAAGAAG GGTGAAGAATTGACATTTGATTACAACTATGTAAGGGTTTTTGGTGCCGCTGCCAAAAAATGTTACTGTGGTTCTCCTCGTTGTCGTGGTTATATAGGTGGTGGTGATCCACTCGATGATGAAATGATAGTTCAAGGTGATTCAGATGAAGAATTTCCAGAACCTGTGATGCTCACTGAAGATGGTGAAATTGAGGAGAGTGAACCTGATCCCAGGTACTTTGATAATGTGGATACAAAGTCTTCTAGACATTTGTTAAAAGATAGCGATTTATTGGACAAGTCTACAACTGCTGAAGATGCAAATGGTTCTCCCGAGAAAGAAAGTTCTACGAACCCTGCCTCTTCTGCCGTGTTGCACAGCTCAGTTGATGTGAAAGACTTGAAGGTCAAGTTATCATCTTCTGTTCAAATGGAAGAAATTTCTCAACAAATGGAGGATACAGCAAGCAAACCCTTGCCTGCTGTACAAGAAGGTTGTGCAATTGAATCTGAGTGTGCAGACAAAACTTCTTCCATTAAAAAATTAGAGACTACTTCTTCCCATACAACTGTCAGCAAAGTGTTATCGGATTCTTCTGGTAGTAATCGAGAATCCAAGTCTGAAATAGTCGAAGGCAGGAATGATTTTTCACAATCACCCCTGCCTGTGGACACTCCTCAACTAAATGGATCAGTTAAAAAGGGGAAAGTTCGTGCTAATCCTGCAAATGGTCATAAAGCTGAGCTGACAGCCACCCGATTGCAGGTGTCATCCAAGCACAAAAAAGTTGTAGAAGGTTCTTCCAATGGACGGTTTGAAGCAG TTCAGGCGAAACTTAATGAGTTGCTAGATGGGGATGGAGGAATAAGCAAAAGAAAA GATGCCACTAAAGGCTACTTGAAGCTTTTGCTTCTCACTGTGGCATCAGGCAATAGAAGCAATGGTGAAGGAATTCAAAG CAATCGAGATCTTTCAATGATTCTTGATGCCCTTCTGAAAACAAAATCTAGAGCCGTGCTCAATGATATAATTAACAAAAACG GTCTGCAGATGTTGCATAACATAATGAAGCAGTACAGGCTGGACTTCAAAAAAATTCCAATACTACGAAAGCTTCTTAAG GTCTTAGAGTTCCTAGCAGCAAACAATATATTGACGTCTGAACATATCTATAGTGGTCCTCCTTGTCATGGAATGGAGAG CTTTAGGAAATCAATGCTGTCTCTGACTGAGCATGATGACAAACAG GTCCATCAAATTGCTCGAAGCTTCCGTGACAGATGGATTCGCAGATCTGTCAGAAAACCAGGCTATATGGACAGGGATGATAACAGGTTGGAATCTCACAGAAGCTTAAACTGTAACAGATTTTCAGCATCAAACAATCATAGGCACGAGCAGGATTCAAGACCTTCAGAGGCAAATGATTGTGGTCAGCAGTCGATGCTTGTGACAACTTCAGTAGATGGTATTGCCCAGGAGGGCAGCTCTACAGTGTCTCCACATACGGTTGAAAACAATGGGGCAAAAAAACGCAAGCGCAAAAGCCGATGGGATCAACCTGCCGAaacaaattcaaattttgatACGGGTACTATTTCTACTAGTGAAAGCCAGAGCATTCATGATGATGTTCCGCCAGGGTTTTCACATCCAATGCGCCCATTAAATGCTTCATTAAACTCTGGTGATCCTGCTTTGCAAAATGCTAGCCATTCTGGATTTCTGTCTGATTTCATTATTGGTCGTCCAAAAGAGAGATTCAACTCTCGCTTGCCTGTCTCATATGGAATGCCATTGTCCGTTGCCCAGCAATATGGAACACCTCATGCTGAAACCATAGGGTTTTGGTTCACAGCACCAGGCCTGCCTTTCAACCCATTTCCTCCACTACCCCCATATCCACGGGTTGACAGAGGCTCTCAACCTTCTGATACTACTACTGCTATGGCAATTGATCAGCCTGCCGAAGTTCAGAAGGGGGATACCGGTGGCCTGGTTAATCGTTGCTTAGATGATATGATTCCCAGCACAACTGGCTCTAACCCTGATGACGTGAACCTTCCTGGTGAGGGCAACCAACCTGATACGAAGCGGTTGAAGGCTGATGGCTCCAACGATTTGGGAAAGAGGTACTTCAGGCAGCAGAAATGGAATAATTCAAAAATACATCGACCATGGTTCAAGAGGGATGCATTGAGAAGTAGTGGGAACAACTCTAGTGGTGATTTGTGCAGTGTAGGCGTAGATGTAACGAAGGAGTCAAAAGGAACTTCTTCGTCGGAGGATGCAATCTGTAGAGATGAGAAAGGGGCCAATAATATTTAA